Proteins encoded together in one Camelina sativa cultivar DH55 chromosome 9, Cs, whole genome shotgun sequence window:
- the LOC104715084 gene encoding UPF0496 protein At3g28270-like — MALSKDTMSKCSEHLSAYKSACEDDPDLKSFDSALQQRTIKVIDSLTAGAETGLSSQHEVHKEVSQHLLEVSQDVAKFILESKDNVWESEALKSLVIAYFENTVKTLKIFNTIESCVEDAEMGQLLIRDAVAEFQKESAEANVGGTKKKYEKTLKVLKKFKAMGDPFDGTVLKTQLELIKKQQESLLEEVCEAIKKLQMEITNLGKESSIANVFFGAVFAVVAAASIALMATGFGGFGAISSTLIVAGWAGVDTALRRKNDALKKQLEGLETGIKINQEAMETVSILVDGLEDRIQNMLKLVDNAIENEDDEADTRLVLKVISDKVEILIEKTKDVGESVKNHSKLIAEARLHVLQKINSSG; from the coding sequence ATGGCATTATCCAAAGATACGATGTCGAAATGCTCAGAACACTTGAGTGCTTACAAATCCGCTTGTGAAGACGACCCAGACCTCAAATCATTTGATTCTGCGCTTCAGCAGCGAACCATCAAAGTGATAGACTCGCTCACCGCTGGAGCCGAGACTGGGTTGTCGTCCCAACACGAAGTACACAAGGAGGTCTCCCAGCACCTACTTGAAGTTAGCCAAGATGTGGCAAAGTTCATTCTTGAAAGCAAAGACAATGTGTGGGAGAGCGAAGCTCTAAAATCTTTGGTCATAGCCTATTTTGAAAATACCGTGAAGACTTTAAAGATTTTCAATACTATAGAGAGTTGCGTCGAGGACGCAGAGATGGGCCAACTTCTCATTCGAGATGCCGTGGCAGAGTTTCAGAAAGAGTCGGCAGAAGCGAATGTTGGtggaacaaagaaaaagtatgaAAAAACCTTGAAGGTTCTGAAGAAGTTTAAAGCCATGGGAGATCCCTTTGATGGCACAGTGCTCAAGACTCAGTTGGAGTTGATCAAAAAGCAGCAGGAATCCCTTCTGGAAGAAGTTTGTGAGGCTATTAAAAAGCTTCAAATGGAAATTACTAATCTGGGGAAAGAAAGTTCAATTGCGAATGTGTTTTTTGGGGCTGTGTTTGCCGTTGTTGCCGCCGCATCGATAGCTCTAATGGCAACAGGCTTTGGCGGCTTTGGGGCTATATCGTCAACACTGATTGTGGCGGGATGGGCTGGCGTCGACACTGCCTTGCGTAGAAAGAATGATGCTCTGAAGAAACAGTTGGAAGGTCTGGAGACGGGTATAAAAATCAACCAAGAAGCGATGGAGACCGTATCTATTCTAGTCGATGGTCTAGAAGACCGTATCCAAAATATGTTGAAACTTGTAGATAATGCTATTGAGAATGAAGACGATGAGGCGGACACAAGACTTGTCCTCAAAGTCATCAGTGATAAAGTAGAGATATTAATAGAGAAAACTAAGGACGTTGGTGAAAGTGTGAAAAATCATAGCAAACTGATCGCAGAGGCCAGACTTCATGTTCTGCAAAAAATCAACAGTTCTGGATGA